The following proteins come from a genomic window of Rutidosis leptorrhynchoides isolate AG116_Rl617_1_P2 chromosome 10, CSIRO_AGI_Rlap_v1, whole genome shotgun sequence:
- the LOC139871928 gene encoding putative ubiquitin-conjugating enzyme E2 38 isoform X3 — translation MDSTAIAKYTPQKKRVFTGSSSSPCMDPDVIEIAPPSADEISKFKSKSKTKRKQISSYEIIDVDMDEDCSDVVFIDARVECNSKRKRSMGISLGPSSASQSNSKAMVNSASTVQPNGVDPPSRRRSTNKGVTITSNVKTVVAQNMNPSYNNGSSIVGSSSRMARPDNDDVLITYECFNKFDTVVDYSDHFYSKENSAMKQPPKKWAKRIQKEWRILENDLPDTIFVRVYESRMDILRAAIIGAEGTPYHDGLFFFDVYFPSDYPNSPPLVKYCSGGLHINPNLYDDGYVCLSLLSTWDGSQQSWIPGTSTMLQNFEELVVGHFRNRVGDILMACKAYMEGVQVGCFVRGGVQHVDEGDNRSCSTFFKNDISSYIKTLISAFKKIGAKTSSRKEISRKANAIGF, via the exons ACGGGGAGTAGTAGTTCACCGTGTATGGATCCTGATGTGATTGAAATTGCTCCACCATCCGCTGATGAGATTTCCAAATTCAAATCAAAGTCTAAGACTAAACGAAAACAG ATTTCTTCTTATGAAATAATTGATGTTGACATGGATGAAGACTGTAGTGATGTAGTTTTTATTGATGCAAGGGTTGAGTGTAATTCAAAGAGGAAG CGTTCTATGGGCATCTCCTTGGGTCCTAGTAGTGCATCACAATCTAATTCAAAGGCCATGGTTAACTCTGCATCAACAGTCCAGCCAAATGGAGTTGACCCACCTTCTCGGAGAAGGTCCACCAATAAAGGTGTTACAATAACAAGCAATGTTAAAACAGTTGTAGCACAAAACATGAACCCTAGCTATAATAATGGTTCAAGTATAGTTGGAAGTTCTTCTAGAATGGCTAGGCCTGATAATGATGATGTTTTGATAACGTACGagtgttttaacaagtttgatactgTCGTGGACTACTCTGATCATTTTTATTCGAAGGAAAACTCAGCAATGAAGCAG CCACCAAAAAAATGGGCTAAAAGAATCCAGAAAGAGTGGAGGATTCTTGAGAACGACTTGCCTG ACACAATATTTGTGAGAGTTTATGAATCAAGAATGGATATATTACGAGCTGCAATTATTGGAGCAGAGGGGACACCGTATCACGATGGGCTTTTCTTTTTTGATGTGTATTTCCCAAGTGACTACCCAAATAGCCCACCT ctTGTGAAGTATTGCTCTGGCGGTCTTCATATAAATCCAAATCTGTACGACGACGGCTATGTTTGCCTTAGCCTTTTGAGCACGTGGGATGGCAGTCAGCAGAGCTGGATCCCTGGGACTTCGACAATGCTCCAG AACTTTGAGGAGTTGGTGGTTGGACATTTTCGCAATCGTGTTGGTGATATTTTAATGGCGTGTAAAGCGTACATGGAAGGTGTGCAAGTGGGGTGTTTTGTGAGAGGAGGTGTACAACATGTTGATGAGGGTGACAATAGATCATGTTCAACTTTCTTCAAGAACGATATCTCGTCATACATAAAGACACTTATATCTGCATTTAAAAAGATTGGAGCTAAAACATCAAGCAGAAAAGAAATTTCTCGAAAGGCAAATGCTATTGGATTTTGA
- the LOC139871928 gene encoding putative ubiquitin-conjugating enzyme E2 38 isoform X1: MDSTAIAKYTPQKKRVFTGSSSSPCMDPDVIEIAPPSADEISKFKSKSKTKRKQISSYEIIDVDMDEDCSDVVFIDARVECNSKRKRSMGISLGPSSASQSNSKAMVNSASTVQPNGVDPPSRRRSTNKGVTITSNVKTVVAQNMNPSYNNGSSIVGSSSRMARPDNDDVLITYECFNKFDTVVDYSDHFYSKENSAMKQPPKKWAKRIQKEWRILENDLPDTIFVRVYESRMDILRAAIIGAEGTPYHDGLFFFDVYFPSDYPNSPPLVKYCSGGLHINPNLYDDGYVCLSLLSTWDGSQQSWIPGTSTMLQVLVSIQGLVLNTRPYFNEPGFAHSIGTAHGERRSLEYNEDTLISSLKTMVYTMNKPPKNFEELVVGHFRNRVGDILMACKAYMEGVQVGCFVRGGVQHVDEGDNRSCSTFFKNDISSYIKTLISAFKKIGAKTSSRKEISRKANAIGF, from the exons ACGGGGAGTAGTAGTTCACCGTGTATGGATCCTGATGTGATTGAAATTGCTCCACCATCCGCTGATGAGATTTCCAAATTCAAATCAAAGTCTAAGACTAAACGAAAACAG ATTTCTTCTTATGAAATAATTGATGTTGACATGGATGAAGACTGTAGTGATGTAGTTTTTATTGATGCAAGGGTTGAGTGTAATTCAAAGAGGAAG CGTTCTATGGGCATCTCCTTGGGTCCTAGTAGTGCATCACAATCTAATTCAAAGGCCATGGTTAACTCTGCATCAACAGTCCAGCCAAATGGAGTTGACCCACCTTCTCGGAGAAGGTCCACCAATAAAGGTGTTACAATAACAAGCAATGTTAAAACAGTTGTAGCACAAAACATGAACCCTAGCTATAATAATGGTTCAAGTATAGTTGGAAGTTCTTCTAGAATGGCTAGGCCTGATAATGATGATGTTTTGATAACGTACGagtgttttaacaagtttgatactgTCGTGGACTACTCTGATCATTTTTATTCGAAGGAAAACTCAGCAATGAAGCAG CCACCAAAAAAATGGGCTAAAAGAATCCAGAAAGAGTGGAGGATTCTTGAGAACGACTTGCCTG ACACAATATTTGTGAGAGTTTATGAATCAAGAATGGATATATTACGAGCTGCAATTATTGGAGCAGAGGGGACACCGTATCACGATGGGCTTTTCTTTTTTGATGTGTATTTCCCAAGTGACTACCCAAATAGCCCACCT ctTGTGAAGTATTGCTCTGGCGGTCTTCATATAAATCCAAATCTGTACGACGACGGCTATGTTTGCCTTAGCCTTTTGAGCACGTGGGATGGCAGTCAGCAGAGCTGGATCCCTGGGACTTCGACAATGCTCCAGGTTTTGGTTTCTATACAGGGTTTGGTTTTAAACACAAGGCCATATTTTAATGAACCCGGTTTTGCACATTCTATTGGCACTGCACATGGTGAACGCCGATCCTTGGAATACAATGAGGATACCCTTATTTCATCGCTTAAAACGATGGTGTATACCATGAACAAGCCACCCAAG AACTTTGAGGAGTTGGTGGTTGGACATTTTCGCAATCGTGTTGGTGATATTTTAATGGCGTGTAAAGCGTACATGGAAGGTGTGCAAGTGGGGTGTTTTGTGAGAGGAGGTGTACAACATGTTGATGAGGGTGACAATAGATCATGTTCAACTTTCTTCAAGAACGATATCTCGTCATACATAAAGACACTTATATCTGCATTTAAAAAGATTGGAGCTAAAACATCAAGCAGAAAAGAAATTTCTCGAAAGGCAAATGCTATTGGATTTTGA
- the LOC139871928 gene encoding putative ubiquitin-conjugating enzyme E2 38 isoform X2: MDSTAIAKKRVFTGSSSSPCMDPDVIEIAPPSADEISKFKSKSKTKRKQISSYEIIDVDMDEDCSDVVFIDARVECNSKRKRSMGISLGPSSASQSNSKAMVNSASTVQPNGVDPPSRRRSTNKGVTITSNVKTVVAQNMNPSYNNGSSIVGSSSRMARPDNDDVLITYECFNKFDTVVDYSDHFYSKENSAMKQPPKKWAKRIQKEWRILENDLPDTIFVRVYESRMDILRAAIIGAEGTPYHDGLFFFDVYFPSDYPNSPPLVKYCSGGLHINPNLYDDGYVCLSLLSTWDGSQQSWIPGTSTMLQVLVSIQGLVLNTRPYFNEPGFAHSIGTAHGERRSLEYNEDTLISSLKTMVYTMNKPPKNFEELVVGHFRNRVGDILMACKAYMEGVQVGCFVRGGVQHVDEGDNRSCSTFFKNDISSYIKTLISAFKKIGAKTSSRKEISRKANAIGF; encoded by the exons ACGGGGAGTAGTAGTTCACCGTGTATGGATCCTGATGTGATTGAAATTGCTCCACCATCCGCTGATGAGATTTCCAAATTCAAATCAAAGTCTAAGACTAAACGAAAACAG ATTTCTTCTTATGAAATAATTGATGTTGACATGGATGAAGACTGTAGTGATGTAGTTTTTATTGATGCAAGGGTTGAGTGTAATTCAAAGAGGAAG CGTTCTATGGGCATCTCCTTGGGTCCTAGTAGTGCATCACAATCTAATTCAAAGGCCATGGTTAACTCTGCATCAACAGTCCAGCCAAATGGAGTTGACCCACCTTCTCGGAGAAGGTCCACCAATAAAGGTGTTACAATAACAAGCAATGTTAAAACAGTTGTAGCACAAAACATGAACCCTAGCTATAATAATGGTTCAAGTATAGTTGGAAGTTCTTCTAGAATGGCTAGGCCTGATAATGATGATGTTTTGATAACGTACGagtgttttaacaagtttgatactgTCGTGGACTACTCTGATCATTTTTATTCGAAGGAAAACTCAGCAATGAAGCAG CCACCAAAAAAATGGGCTAAAAGAATCCAGAAAGAGTGGAGGATTCTTGAGAACGACTTGCCTG ACACAATATTTGTGAGAGTTTATGAATCAAGAATGGATATATTACGAGCTGCAATTATTGGAGCAGAGGGGACACCGTATCACGATGGGCTTTTCTTTTTTGATGTGTATTTCCCAAGTGACTACCCAAATAGCCCACCT ctTGTGAAGTATTGCTCTGGCGGTCTTCATATAAATCCAAATCTGTACGACGACGGCTATGTTTGCCTTAGCCTTTTGAGCACGTGGGATGGCAGTCAGCAGAGCTGGATCCCTGGGACTTCGACAATGCTCCAGGTTTTGGTTTCTATACAGGGTTTGGTTTTAAACACAAGGCCATATTTTAATGAACCCGGTTTTGCACATTCTATTGGCACTGCACATGGTGAACGCCGATCCTTGGAATACAATGAGGATACCCTTATTTCATCGCTTAAAACGATGGTGTATACCATGAACAAGCCACCCAAG AACTTTGAGGAGTTGGTGGTTGGACATTTTCGCAATCGTGTTGGTGATATTTTAATGGCGTGTAAAGCGTACATGGAAGGTGTGCAAGTGGGGTGTTTTGTGAGAGGAGGTGTACAACATGTTGATGAGGGTGACAATAGATCATGTTCAACTTTCTTCAAGAACGATATCTCGTCATACATAAAGACACTTATATCTGCATTTAAAAAGATTGGAGCTAAAACATCAAGCAGAAAAGAAATTTCTCGAAAGGCAAATGCTATTGGATTTTGA